A single window of Prionailurus viverrinus isolate Anna chromosome F1, UM_Priviv_1.0, whole genome shotgun sequence DNA harbors:
- the LOC125155385 gene encoding T-cell surface glycoprotein CD1a-like, translating into MLLLQLVLLTVLVPGGDTDDDFQEPVSFRTILTTSFYNHSWTQNQGSSWLDELQTHGWDSKTGAFSFLRPWSRSNFSNEELMEKEKSFYTFSIRFPLIFQDHVSEWQLEYPFQVQVAKGCGLHVGEPSVGFMQIAYEGSDLVSFQNTSWWPSPKGGRRAQQVSKLFNQYHVVNLRIQASINEVCPRFLLGLLEAGKEDLQRQVRPEAWLSTGPSPSPGRLLLVCHVSGFYPKPVWVMWMRGEEEHQGTWRGDILPHADGTWYLQTSLDVEAREAAGLSCRVRHSSLGGQDMVLYWEQHRPMGLVFLAVVVPLVLLTGLVFWIWKRWKSHWRPQCTGLPLERGPSSPGPGYP; encoded by the exons ATGCTGTTGTTGCAACTGGTGTTGCTCACGGTTCTTGTCCCAGGTGGTGACACAGACGACG ATTTCCAGGAGCCAGTCTCTTTTCGAACCATCTTGACAACATCCTTTTACAACCATTCCTGGACACAGAATCAGGGCTCATCTTGGCTGGATGAACTGCAGACTCATGGCTGGGACAGCAAGACGGGCGCTTTCAGTTTTCTGCGGCCCTGGTCCAGGAGCAACTTCAGCAATGAGGAgctaatggaaaaagaaaagtcattttataCATTCTCCATCAGATTTCCTCTGATCTTTCAGGACCATGTCAGTGAATGGCAGCTTGAAT ATCCCTTTCAGGTACAGGTGGCAAAAGGCTGTGGGCTACATGTTGGGGAGCCGTCAGTAGGCTTCATGCAGATTGCATATGAAGGATCAGATCTCGTGAGCTTCCAGAACACGTCATGGTGGCCATCtccaaagggaggaaggagggctcaGCAGGTCTCCAAACTATTCAATCAGTACCATGTGGTCAACTTACGAATACAAGCAAGTATTAATGAGGTCTGCCCCCGTTTTCTCTTGGGTCTTCttgaggcaggaaaggaagatcTTCAGCGACAAG TGAGGCCAGAAGCCTGGCTGTCCACTGGCCCCAGTCCCAGTCCTGGTCGTCTGCTCCTCGTGTGCCACGTCTCTGGCTTCTACCCAAAGCCAGTATGGGTGATGTGGATGCGGGGTGAGGAGGAGCACCAGGGAACCTGGCGAGGTGACATCTTGCCCCATGCTGATGGGACATGGTATCTTCAGACGTCCTTGGACGTGGAAGCCAGAGAGGCAGCTGGCTTGTCTTGCCGAGTGAGACACAGCAGTCTAGGAGGCCAGGACATGGTCCTCTACTGGG AGCAGCACCGCCCCATGGGCTTGGTCTTCCTGGCGGTGGTCGTGCCCCTGGTGCTTCTGACAGGTCTTGTGTTCTGGATCTGGAAGCGCTG GAAATCACACTGGAGACCTCAGTGCACTGGCCTCCCTTTGGAGAGAGGTCCCAGCAGCCCAGGACCAGGATATCCCTAA
- the LOC125155612 gene encoding T-cell surface glycoprotein CD1a-like isoform X3, translating into MLLLQLVLLTVLVPGGDTDDDFQKPVSFRTILTTSFYNHSWTQNQGSSWLDELQTHGWDSKTGAFSFLRPWSRSNFSNEELLEEEKSFYTFSIRLPLIFQDHVSEWQLEYPFQVQVTVGCGLHVGEQSVGFMKIAYEGSDLLSFQNMSWWPSPKGGRRAQQVSKLFNQEHVDNLQLQACINEVCPRFLLGLLDAGKEDLQRQVRPEAWLSTGPSPSPGRLLLVCHVSGFYPKPVWVTWMRGEEEHQGTRRGDILPHADGTWYLQTSLDVEAREAAGLSCRVRHSSLGGQDMVLYWEQHRPMGLVFLAVVVPLVLLAGLVFWLWKRWKSHWRPQCTGLPLERDPSSPGPGCP; encoded by the exons ATGCTGTTGTTGCAACTGGTGTTGCTCACGGTTCTTGTCCCAGGTGGTGACACTGACGACG ATTTCCAGAAGCCAGTCTCTTTTCGAACCATCTTGACAACATCCTTTTACAACCATTCCTGGACGCAGAATCAGGGCTCATCTTGGCTGGATGAACTGCAGACTCATGGCTGGGACAGTAAGACGGGTGCTTTCAGTTTTCTGCGGCCCTGGTCCAGGAGCAACTTCAGCAATGAGGAGCTACTGGaagaagaaaagtcattttaTACGTTTTCCATCAGACTTCCTCTGATCTTTCAGGACCATGTCAGTGAATGGCAGCTTGAAT ATCCCTTTCAGGTACAGGTGACAGTAGGCTGTGGGCTACATGTTGGGGAACAGTCAGTAGGCTTCATGAAGATTGCATATGAAGGATCAGATCTCCTGAGCTTCCAGAACATGTCATGGTGGCCATCtccaaagggaggaaggagggctcaGCAGGTCTCCAAACTATTCAATCAGGAACATGTGGACAACTTACAGCTACAAGCATGTATTAATGAGGTCTGCCCCCGTTTCCTCTTGGGTCTTCTTGATGCAGGAAAGGAAGATCTTCAGCGACAAG TGAGGCCAGAAGCCTGGCTGTCCACTGGCCCCAGTCCCAGTCCTGGTCGTCTGCTCCTCGTGTGCCACGTCTCTGGCTTCTACCCAAAGCCAGTATGGGTGACGTGGATGCGGGGTGAGGAGGAGCACCAGGGAACCAGGCGGGGTGACATCTTGCCCCATGCTGATGGGACATGGTATCTTCAGACGTCCTTGGACGTGGAAGCCAGAGAGGCAGCTGGCCTGTCTTGCCGAGTGAGACACAGCAGTCTAGGAGGCCAGGACATGGTCCTCTACTGGG AGCAGCACCGCCCCATGGGCTTGGTCTTCCTGGCGGTGGTCGTGCCCCTGGTGCTTCTGGCAGGCCTTGTGTTCTGGCTCTGGAAGCGCTG GAAATCACACTGGAGACCTCAGTGCACTGGCCTCCCTTTGGAGAGAGATCCCAGCAGCCCAGGACCAGGATGTCCCTAA
- the LOC125155612 gene encoding T-cell surface glycoprotein CD1a-like isoform X1 → MLLLQLVLLTVLVPGGDTDDDFQKPVSFRTILTTSFYNHSWTQNQGSSWLDELQTHGWDSKTGAFSFLRPWSRSNFSNEELLEEEKSFYTFSIRLPLIFQDHVSEWQLEYPFQVQVTVGCGLHVGEQSVGFMKIAYEGSDLLSFQNMSWWPSPKGGRRAQQVSKLFNQEHVDNLQLQACINEVCPRFLLGLLDAGKEDLQRQVRPEAWLSTGPSPSPGRLLLVCHVSGFYPKPVWVTWMRGEEEHQGTRRGDILPHADGTWYLQTSLDVEAREAAGLSCRVRHSSLGGQDMVLYWGEKGAAPPHGLGLPGGGRAPGASGRPCVLALEALEITLETSVHWPPFGERSQQPRTRMSLNPAQMVDL, encoded by the exons ATGCTGTTGTTGCAACTGGTGTTGCTCACGGTTCTTGTCCCAGGTGGTGACACTGACGACG ATTTCCAGAAGCCAGTCTCTTTTCGAACCATCTTGACAACATCCTTTTACAACCATTCCTGGACGCAGAATCAGGGCTCATCTTGGCTGGATGAACTGCAGACTCATGGCTGGGACAGTAAGACGGGTGCTTTCAGTTTTCTGCGGCCCTGGTCCAGGAGCAACTTCAGCAATGAGGAGCTACTGGaagaagaaaagtcattttaTACGTTTTCCATCAGACTTCCTCTGATCTTTCAGGACCATGTCAGTGAATGGCAGCTTGAAT ATCCCTTTCAGGTACAGGTGACAGTAGGCTGTGGGCTACATGTTGGGGAACAGTCAGTAGGCTTCATGAAGATTGCATATGAAGGATCAGATCTCCTGAGCTTCCAGAACATGTCATGGTGGCCATCtccaaagggaggaaggagggctcaGCAGGTCTCCAAACTATTCAATCAGGAACATGTGGACAACTTACAGCTACAAGCATGTATTAATGAGGTCTGCCCCCGTTTCCTCTTGGGTCTTCTTGATGCAGGAAAGGAAGATCTTCAGCGACAAG TGAGGCCAGAAGCCTGGCTGTCCACTGGCCCCAGTCCCAGTCCTGGTCGTCTGCTCCTCGTGTGCCACGTCTCTGGCTTCTACCCAAAGCCAGTATGGGTGACGTGGATGCGGGGTGAGGAGGAGCACCAGGGAACCAGGCGGGGTGACATCTTGCCCCATGCTGATGGGACATGGTATCTTCAGACGTCCTTGGACGTGGAAGCCAGAGAGGCAGCTGGCCTGTCTTGCCGAGTGAGACACAGCAGTCTAGGAGGCCAGGACATGGTCCTCTACTGGGGTGAGAAAGG AGCAGCACCGCCCCATGGGCTTGGTCTTCCTGGCGGTGGTCGTGCCCCTGGTGCTTCTGGCAGGCCTTGTGTTCTGGCTCTGGAAGCGCTG GAAATCACACTGGAGACCTCAGTGCACTGGCCTCCCTTTGGAGAGAGATCCCAGCAGCCCAGGACCAGGATGTCCCTAAACCCAGCTCAGATGGTGGACTTGTAA
- the LOC125155612 gene encoding T-cell surface glycoprotein CD1a-like isoform X2, which translates to MLLLQLVLLTVLVPDFQKPVSFRTILTTSFYNHSWTQNQGSSWLDELQTHGWDSKTGAFSFLRPWSRSNFSNEELLEEEKSFYTFSIRLPLIFQDHVSEWQLEYPFQVQVTVGCGLHVGEQSVGFMKIAYEGSDLLSFQNMSWWPSPKGGRRAQQVSKLFNQEHVDNLQLQACINEVCPRFLLGLLDAGKEDLQRQVRPEAWLSTGPSPSPGRLLLVCHVSGFYPKPVWVTWMRGEEEHQGTRRGDILPHADGTWYLQTSLDVEAREAAGLSCRVRHSSLGGQDMVLYWGEKGAAPPHGLGLPGGGRAPGASGRPCVLALEALEITLETSVHWPPFGERSQQPRTRMSLNPAQMVDL; encoded by the exons ATGCTGTTGTTGCAACTGGTGTTGCTCACGGTTCTTGTCCCAG ATTTCCAGAAGCCAGTCTCTTTTCGAACCATCTTGACAACATCCTTTTACAACCATTCCTGGACGCAGAATCAGGGCTCATCTTGGCTGGATGAACTGCAGACTCATGGCTGGGACAGTAAGACGGGTGCTTTCAGTTTTCTGCGGCCCTGGTCCAGGAGCAACTTCAGCAATGAGGAGCTACTGGaagaagaaaagtcattttaTACGTTTTCCATCAGACTTCCTCTGATCTTTCAGGACCATGTCAGTGAATGGCAGCTTGAAT ATCCCTTTCAGGTACAGGTGACAGTAGGCTGTGGGCTACATGTTGGGGAACAGTCAGTAGGCTTCATGAAGATTGCATATGAAGGATCAGATCTCCTGAGCTTCCAGAACATGTCATGGTGGCCATCtccaaagggaggaaggagggctcaGCAGGTCTCCAAACTATTCAATCAGGAACATGTGGACAACTTACAGCTACAAGCATGTATTAATGAGGTCTGCCCCCGTTTCCTCTTGGGTCTTCTTGATGCAGGAAAGGAAGATCTTCAGCGACAAG TGAGGCCAGAAGCCTGGCTGTCCACTGGCCCCAGTCCCAGTCCTGGTCGTCTGCTCCTCGTGTGCCACGTCTCTGGCTTCTACCCAAAGCCAGTATGGGTGACGTGGATGCGGGGTGAGGAGGAGCACCAGGGAACCAGGCGGGGTGACATCTTGCCCCATGCTGATGGGACATGGTATCTTCAGACGTCCTTGGACGTGGAAGCCAGAGAGGCAGCTGGCCTGTCTTGCCGAGTGAGACACAGCAGTCTAGGAGGCCAGGACATGGTCCTCTACTGGGGTGAGAAAGG AGCAGCACCGCCCCATGGGCTTGGTCTTCCTGGCGGTGGTCGTGCCCCTGGTGCTTCTGGCAGGCCTTGTGTTCTGGCTCTGGAAGCGCTG GAAATCACACTGGAGACCTCAGTGCACTGGCCTCCCTTTGGAGAGAGATCCCAGCAGCCCAGGACCAGGATGTCCCTAAACCCAGCTCAGATGGTGGACTTGTAA